CTTTCATTGCTTGCAGCACATCGACAACTATATATAAGATTCAGTGAATAGTATGATATGGAGCTTAAGTCATCTAGGTTCAATCATAATCAGACAGCTTTCACATGCTTGTAAAACAAAGGGGTGTCAAGTATGAAAACTGAAGCAAACTTACTATCTGAAGAGATGGAACTCCAATCTGATACGCAACCCGCTCAAAGTGAAAAAGGGGTAAAAATGTGGCGGTTTTACGTATTCAGCTTTATTGGAATTCTTTGTTTCTTCGTTCCGGTAACTATCGGCGGCACGAACACGATTCTCGTAGACCATGTGCACTTATGGGTGCGACAGCTGCTCGGTCCGGCCATGCCTTATGTGGCATTGCTATTAATTTTAGCCGGGGCAGGCTTGCCGATCGTCAGACAAGATTTCAAGAAGTCAGTCACTGACTTTATTATTGTACTTTTTAAAGTACTTGGAGCAGTCATTGGTATCATGTATGTATTTAAATTTGGTCCAGCATTACTGTTCAAACAAGATTACGGTCCGTTTTTATTCGACAAACTGATGTTGCCATTAAGTATTTTGATTCCGATTGGTGCAGTCGCACTTTCATTATTAGTAGGCTACGGTTTACTAGAATACATCGGGGTTTTGATGCAGCCGGTTATGCGTCCATTATTCAAGACGCCGGGTAAATCAGCGGTTGATGCAGTGGCTTCTTTCGTAGGGAGTTACTCATTAGGATTGTTGATTACGAACCGTGTATATAAAGATGGAATGTATAACAAGAAAGAAGCGGTGATTATTGCAACCGGCTTCTCAACAGTATCTGCTACTTTCATGGTTATCGTAGCGAATACATTAGGCTTAATGGAACACTGGAATTTATTCTTCTGGAGTACTTTAGTGATTACATTTGCAGTAACTGCTATTTCGGCACACTTACCGCCGATTCGCAATGAATCAGAAGAATATTATGAAGGCCAAGAAGGCGATAAAGAAGTGGAAGTAGATGGCAGTCGTTTCAAAGCAGCTTACGATGAAGCGAAACGCCAATCACATGATTCACTTCCATTGCTGAAAAATATTTGGCTGAATGTCAAAGATGGACTTGAGATGACGATGGCGATTTTACCATCTATTCTATCCATCGGTTTTGTCGGGTTATTACTGGCAAACTTCACGCCGATTATTGATTGGTTAAGTTACATTTTCTATCCATTTATCTATATCTTCCCGATAGGTGATAAAGCATTGTTGGCCAAAGCGTCGGCAATCTCAATTATTGAAATGTTCTTGCCGTCATTAATCGCGGTGAAAGCGACAATGGCTGTGAAATTTGTAACTGCAATTACAAGTATTTCTGCAATTATTTTCTTCTCTGCATTAGTACCTTGTATTATGGCCACAGATATTAAAATCCCAGTGTGGAAATTAGTATTTATCTGGTTTATTCGTGTGGCGTTGACACTATTGATTGCGATTCCATTCGCTCTACTTATTTTTTAAAAAAAGAACTTAAACAAAGGAGAGATTGATTATGACTAAAGATGCAACTGCAAACGGCAGACAAATCAAAGCGAAAAAAGGTTTAGAAATTGAATGTAAAGGATGGGAACAAGAAGCGGTACTACGAATGTTGTACAACAACTTGGATCCAGAAGTAGCAGAACATCCTGATAAATTAGTCGTTTATGGCGGTATCGGTAAAGCTGCCAGAAACTGGGAAGCATTTGATGCGATTGTCGATACATTACGTCGTTTAGAAGATGACGAAACAATGTTAGTCCAATCAGGTAAACCGGTAGCTGTGTTCAAGACACATAAAGAAGCACCGCGCGTATTGCTGTCTAACTCAGTACTAGTGCCGAAATGGGCAAACTGGGATCACTTCCATGAGTTAGATAAAAAAGGCTTGATGATGTACGGCCAAATGACTGCCGGCAGCTGGATTTACATCGGTTCTCAAGGTATCGTACAAGGAACTTATGAAACATTTGCAGAATTAGCCAATCAACACTTTGGTGGTTCTTTAAAAGGCACAATTACATTAACTGCTGGATTAGGTGGTATGGGCGGTGCGCAACCATTGGCTGTAACAATGAATGAAGGGGTAGTCATCGGTGTAGATGTAGACCCGACTCGTATTGAAAAACGTATCGAAACACGCTATTGCGACGTTATCACACATTCACTTGATGAAGCTTTAGAAAAAGCGCAAGAAGCTAAAGAAGCGGGTAAACCGTTATCTATCGGCTTAGTGGGCAATGCACCAGAAGTGTATGAAGAAATCTTAAAACGTGATTTCAAAATTGACGTAATTACAGACCAAACTTCAGCCCATGACCCATTAAACGGTTATGTTCCAGAAGGATTATCTCTGGAAGAAGCAGATAAATTACGTGAAGAAAATCCAGAAGAATATGTGAGATTATCTTGCCAATCTATGAGAAAACACGTTTCTGAAATGTTAGAATTCCAAAAACGCGGGGCAGTTGCATTTGACTATGGTAACAACATTCGTCAAGTTGCCTTTGATGAAGGTGAAGAACATGCCTTTGACTTCCCTGGTTTCGTTCCAGCGTATATTCGTCCGTTGTTCTGTGAAGGTAAAGGACCTTTCCGTTTTGCAGCATTAAGCGGCGATCCTAAAGATATCGAACGTGCTGACGAAGCTATGCGTGAACTCTTCCCTGAAGATGAAAAATTATTGCGTTGGTTAGATATGGCAGACGAAAAAATTGCATTCCAAGGTTTACCATCTCGTATCGCTTGGTTAGGTTATGGCGACCGTGCAAAAATGGGCTTGAAATTAAATGAACTGGTACGTAATGGCGAAATTTCAGCGCCTATCGTTA
Above is a genomic segment from Staphylococcus piscifermentans containing:
- a CDS encoding YjiH family protein, whose amino-acid sequence is MELQSDTQPAQSEKGVKMWRFYVFSFIGILCFFVPVTIGGTNTILVDHVHLWVRQLLGPAMPYVALLLILAGAGLPIVRQDFKKSVTDFIIVLFKVLGAVIGIMYVFKFGPALLFKQDYGPFLFDKLMLPLSILIPIGAVALSLLVGYGLLEYIGVLMQPVMRPLFKTPGKSAVDAVASFVGSYSLGLLITNRVYKDGMYNKKEAVIIATGFSTVSATFMVIVANTLGLMEHWNLFFWSTLVITFAVTAISAHLPPIRNESEEYYEGQEGDKEVEVDGSRFKAAYDEAKRQSHDSLPLLKNIWLNVKDGLEMTMAILPSILSIGFVGLLLANFTPIIDWLSYIFYPFIYIFPIGDKALLAKASAISIIEMFLPSLIAVKATMAVKFVTAITSISAIIFFSALVPCIMATDIKIPVWKLVFIWFIRVALTLLIAIPFALLIF
- the hutU gene encoding urocanate hydratase, whose translation is MTKDATANGRQIKAKKGLEIECKGWEQEAVLRMLYNNLDPEVAEHPDKLVVYGGIGKAARNWEAFDAIVDTLRRLEDDETMLVQSGKPVAVFKTHKEAPRVLLSNSVLVPKWANWDHFHELDKKGLMMYGQMTAGSWIYIGSQGIVQGTYETFAELANQHFGGSLKGTITLTAGLGGMGGAQPLAVTMNEGVVIGVDVDPTRIEKRIETRYCDVITHSLDEALEKAQEAKEAGKPLSIGLVGNAPEVYEEILKRDFKIDVITDQTSAHDPLNGYVPEGLSLEEADKLREENPEEYVRLSCQSMRKHVSEMLEFQKRGAVAFDYGNNIRQVAFDEGEEHAFDFPGFVPAYIRPLFCEGKGPFRFAALSGDPKDIERADEAMRELFPEDEKLLRWLDMADEKIAFQGLPSRIAWLGYGDRAKMGLKLNELVRNGEISAPIVIGRDHLDSGSVASPNRETESMRDGSDAVGDWAILNALINTAAGGSWISFHHGGGVGMGYSLHAGMVIVADGSERADERLKRVLTTDPGMGVVRHADAGYEIAIETAKEKGVDIPMLKEQDSHE